The Salminus brasiliensis chromosome 8, fSalBra1.hap2, whole genome shotgun sequence genome has a window encoding:
- the il17d gene encoding interleukin-17D — translation MRANRLVLVVLLVVVLALWSAEGLKALKVMKVRRRAWRTRPCADLPEELLEQMFGRLSVGVLSAFSHTLQLVPGPQNLTCPSGTRLGTKGAPRTPVNFLSLSPWAYRISHDPARYPRFLPEAYCLCRGCLMGPNREESEQYRSTPVYIPTAVLRRTGSCVGGRHSYVESYVSVPVGCTCVPAVQDAHRLSNKQSKAQKRTN, via the exons ATGCGTGCAAACCGCCTTGTCCTGGTCGTGCTGCTCGTGGTGGTGCTGGCGTTGTGGAGCGCGGAGGGGCTGAAGGcgctgaaggtgatgaaggtgaggAGAAGAGCGTGGAGGACGCGGCCGTGCGCTGACCTGCCTGAGGAGCTCCTGGAGCAGATGTTCGGGCGCCTGTCGGTGGGGGTCCTGAGCGCTTTCAGTCACACGCTGCAGCTAGTCCCGGGACCACAGAACCTGACTTGCCCTTCAGGGACGCGCCTCGGCACTAAGGGAGCCCCGCGCACCCCCGTCAACTTCCTCAGCCTTTCACCGTGGGCGTACAG GATCAGCCACGATCCAGCAAGATACCCACGCTTTCTCCCAGAGGCCTACTGTCTGTGTAGGGGCTGCCTGATGGGTCCGaacagagaggagagtgagcAGTACCGCAGCACGCCAGTCTACATCCCCACAGCAGTGCTGAGACGAACAGGCTCCTGTGTGGGGGGGCGCCACTCCTACGTTGAGAGCTATGTGTCCGTGCCGGTGGGCTGCACGTGTGTGCCAGCAGTGCAGGACGCACACCGCCTCAGCAATAAACAAAGCAAAGCTCAAAAGCGAACAAACTGA
- the ift88 gene encoding intraflagellar transport protein 88 homolog, with protein sequence MENVHLAAEDEDDLYSGYNDYNPTFDSEELDNDVGFQQAVRTSHGRRPPMTAKFPGTAIGGRPIGTSFGARMPIGSSMGRPATGAVQDSGTARPMTAVRAAGYSSSLARGSTFDPLGQSKGPAPPLEAKSEDTPEEKIKILEKKVNDLIEESCMAQANGDLQLALEKAKEAGRKERALVRQREQTGTADHITLDLTYSVLFNLANQYANNDMNTEALNTYQVIVKNKMFNNAGRLKVNMANIYFKQKNYPKAIKFYRMALDQISNAHTEMRIKIMQNIGVAFIRMGQYSDAITSFEHIMSESPNIKTGFNLILCYYATGDREKMKKSFQKLICVPLGIDEEDKYIPPNDDPHVNLVIEAIKNDQLHQMERERKELAEKYIMTSAKLIAPAIETTFAAGFDWCVDMVKSSQYVELANDLEINKAITYLRQKEFNQAVETLKTFEKKDSRVKSAAATNLSFLYFLEKDYDQADRYADLAMNADRYNPAALINKGNTVFVKQDYEKAAEFYKEALRNDSSCTEALYNLGLTHKRLGRLEEALDSFLKLHAILRNSAQVIYQLANLYEMLEDPHQAIEWLMQLISVTPTDPWALAKLGELYDNEGDKSQAFQYYYESFRYFPSNIGVIEWLGAYYIDTQFCEKAIQYFERATLIQPNQVVWQLMVASCYRRSGNYQKALETYKDIHRKFPENVECLRFLVRLCTDMGLKEVQEYATKLKKVEKMKEIREQRVKSGRDSSARGRREGSASSDSGQSSHGASAKGERLSVKLRTLPGSNEPYEASTQRDIDASYVDPLGPQIERPKTSAKKRTEEDDFADEELGDDLLPE encoded by the exons ATGGAGAATGTTCATCTTGCCGCAGAGGACGAAGATGACCTGTACTCAGGGTACAATGACTACAATCCAACGTTTGACTCAGAG GAGCTGGACAATGATGTTGGCTTTCAGCAAGCTGTCAGGACCAGTCACGGCAGACGACCTCCA ATGACTGCAAAGTTTCCTGGCACTGCCATTGGTGGAAGACCCATAGGAACCTCATTTGGT GCACGAATGCCTATAGGCTCTTCAATGGGAAGGCCTGCAACTGGAGCAGTACAG GATAGTGGGACTGCTCGTCCTATGACTGCAGTGCGGGCAGCAGGTTATTCCTCTTCTTTGGCCAGAG gtTCAACCTTTGATCCACTTGGACAATCAAAAGGACCAGCTCCTCCATTAGAAGCAAAAAGCGAAGACAC CCCTGAAGAGAAAATTAAGATCCTGGAAAAGAAAGTAAATGACTTGATCGAAGAGAGTTGCATGGCTCAAGCAAATGGAGATCTGCAGCTG GCTCTAGAGAAGGCCAAAGAAGCAGGTAGAAAAGAAAGGGCATTGGTGAGACAAAGGGAACAAACTGGCACTGCAGACCATATCACTTTGGACCTGACCTACTCA GTGCTGTTTAATCTGGCAAACCAATATGCCAATAATGACATGAACACAGAAGCCCTAAACACTTACCAGGTCATTGTGAAGAACAAGATGTTCAATAATGCAG GACGGTTGAAAGTGAACATGGCAAACATCTactttaaacaaaaaaactatcCCAAGGCTATAAAATTTTATCGCATGGCTTTAGACCAGATCTCCAATGCACACACAGAAATGAG GATCAAGATCATGCAAAACATTGGTGTTGCTTTTATACGCATGGGCCAGTACTCGGATGCCATTACTTCCTTTGAGCATATTATGAGTGAGAGCCCCAACATTAAGACAGGCTTCAACTTAATCCTCTGCTACTATGCCACAGGAGACCgtgagaagatgaagaagtcTTTCCAGAAACTCATTTGTGTGCCTCTTGGTATTGATGAGGAAGACAAGTATATCCCTCCAAAT GATGATCCTCATGTAAACCTAGTGATTGAAGCCATCAAGAATGACCAGCTTCACCAAATGGAACGAGAAAG AAAAGAATTAGCTGAGAAGTATATCATGACCTCTGCAAAGCTTATTGCCCCAGCCATCGAAACCACCTTTGCAGCTGGATTTGATTG GTGTGTAGATATGGTTAAAAGTTCACAGTATGTGGAGCTGGCAAATGATCTAGAGATCAACAAAGCTATCACCTACCTGAGACAGAAGGAATTCAACCAG GCAGTGGAGACACTGAAGACATTTGAGAAGAAAGACAGCAGGGTGAAGAGTGCAGCTGCTACTAACCTTTCCTTCCTCTACTTCTTG gaGAAGGATTACGACCAAGCTGACCGCTATGCAGATCTGGCAATGAACGCTGACCGTTACAACCCAGCTGCACTCATTAACAAAGGCAACACAGTATTTGTGAAGCAAGACTATGAGAAAGCAGCTGAGTTCTATAAAGAAGCTTTGCGTAACGACTCATCCTGCACAGAGGCTCTGTATAATTTAG GGTTGACACACAAGAGGCTGGGCCGACTGGAAGAAGCCCTCGACAGTTTCCTAAAGCTTCATGCCATTCTCAGGAACAGCGCTCAAGTCATATATCAGCTGGCTAATCT ATATGAAATGTTGGAGGACCCTCATCAGGCTATTGAATGGCtcatgcagctgatcagtgtcaCTCCAACTGATCCTTGGGCATTGGCCAAACTGGGAGAGTTGTATGACAACGAGGGTGACAAGTCGCAAGCTTTTCAGTACTATTATGAG tcttttAGATATTTCCCCTCAAACATTGGGGTCATTGAATGGTTGGGAGCGTATTATATTGACACACAGTTCTGTGAAAAAGCAATTCAGTACTTTGAGAGAGCAACACTTATTCA GCCCAATCAGGTTGTATGGCAGTTAATGGTGGCTAGCTGCTACAGGAGGAGTG GAAATTATCAGAAAGCACTTGAGACCTATAAGGACATTCATCGGAAGTTTCCTGAAAATGTGGAAT gTCTACGATTCCTTGTGAGATTGTGCACAGATATGGGCTTAAAGGAGGTGCAAGAGTATGCCACCAAACTGAAGAAAGTGGAAAAGATGAAGGAAATCAGAGAGCAG AGGGTGAAGTCGGGGAGGGATAGCAGCGCTCGAGGCCGAAGAGAAGGCAGTGCAAGCAGTG ACAGTGGACAGAGCAGCCACGGTGCCAGTGCCAAGGGTGAGCGACTAAGTGTGAAGCTGAGAACACTTCCAGGATCCAATGAACCATATGAGGCAAGCACCCAAAGAGACATAG ATGCTTCTTATGTTGATCCGTTGGGACCACAAATAGAGAGACCAAAGACCTCAGCCAAGAAGCGCACAGAGGAAGATGACTTTGCAGACGAAGAGCTGGGGGACGACTTGCTGCCAGAGTGA
- the cryl1 gene encoding lambda-crystallin homolog isoform X1, which produces MASSKGKIITIVGSGLIGRSWAMVFLSGGYKVKIYDNQPGQASRAIAEIKKQVEELQEAGMLRGNLNASNQLSLLSSHDDLSEALEGAFFVQECVFEELEAKKSVFQAVENHVGEDVILSSSTSCLMPSNVFSLVQKRTRCIISHPVNPPYYVRLVELVPHPETLPVVMDKAYELMSEVGQAPVRIRKEIDGFALNRVQYAIIAECWRLVKDGVISVKDIDLVMSEGLGMRYAFIGPFETMHLNAPEGLEDYLKRYREGMKRVLSSFGPVPEFDGEAATRINKEICELIPNDQEHLSARRERRDQLLMGLAKLKK; this is translated from the exons ATGGCTTCATCTAAAggaaaaataattacaattgtAGGAAG TGGACTGATTGGTCGTTCCTGGGCCATGGTCTTCTTGAGTGGAGGATACAAAGTTAAGATCTATGACAACCAGCCAGGACAAGCATCCAGGGCCATCGCAGAAATCAA GAAGCAAGTTGAGGAACTTCAGGAAGCCGGAATGCTCAGAGGAAATCTCAATGCTTCAAATCAGCTGAGTCTGCTAAGCAGTCATGATGACCTTTCAGAGGCACTAGAGGGCGCATTTTTTGTTCAG gagtgtgtgtttgaggaacTGGAGGCCAAGAAGAGTGTGTTCCAGGCAGTGGAAAATCATGTGGGTGAGGACGTCATCCTGAGTAGCTCCACCTCCTGTCTAATGCCAAGCAACGTCTTCTCTCTGGTCCAGAAACGCACACGCTGTATTATATCTCACCCG GTGAACCCGCCCTACTATGTGCGTTTGGTGGAGCTGGTTCCTCACCCAGAGACCCTTCCTGTGGTTATGGACAAGGCGTATGAGCTGATGAGTGAGGTGGGGCAGGCGCCTGTGCGCATCAGGAAGGAAATTGATGGCTTTGCACTGAACCGAGTCCAGTACGCTATCATAGCTGAGTGCTGGAGATTGGTTAAG GATGGAGTGATCTCAGTGAAGGATATTGATCTGGTGATGTCAGAGGGTCTGGGAATGCGCTACGCTTTCATTGGACCCTTTGAAACCATGCATCTCAATGCACCAGAAG GTCTAGAAGACTACCTAAAACGCTACCGAGAGGGCATGAAAAGAGTGCTCTCCAGTTTCGGGCCTGTTCCTGAGTTTGATGGAGAGGCTGCAACTAGAATCAATAAA GAGATCTGCGAGCTCATCCCTAATGACCAGGAGCATCTCTCTgctagaagagagagaagggatcagctgctgatggggctggctaaactgaagaaatga
- the cryl1 gene encoding lambda-crystallin homolog isoform X2 codes for MVFLSGGYKVKIYDNQPGQASRAIAEIKKQVEELQEAGMLRGNLNASNQLSLLSSHDDLSEALEGAFFVQECVFEELEAKKSVFQAVENHVGEDVILSSSTSCLMPSNVFSLVQKRTRCIISHPVNPPYYVRLVELVPHPETLPVVMDKAYELMSEVGQAPVRIRKEIDGFALNRVQYAIIAECWRLVKDGVISVKDIDLVMSEGLGMRYAFIGPFETMHLNAPEGLEDYLKRYREGMKRVLSSFGPVPEFDGEAATRINKEICELIPNDQEHLSARRERRDQLLMGLAKLKK; via the exons ATGGTCTTCTTGAGTGGAGGATACAAAGTTAAGATCTATGACAACCAGCCAGGACAAGCATCCAGGGCCATCGCAGAAATCAA GAAGCAAGTTGAGGAACTTCAGGAAGCCGGAATGCTCAGAGGAAATCTCAATGCTTCAAATCAGCTGAGTCTGCTAAGCAGTCATGATGACCTTTCAGAGGCACTAGAGGGCGCATTTTTTGTTCAG gagtgtgtgtttgaggaacTGGAGGCCAAGAAGAGTGTGTTCCAGGCAGTGGAAAATCATGTGGGTGAGGACGTCATCCTGAGTAGCTCCACCTCCTGTCTAATGCCAAGCAACGTCTTCTCTCTGGTCCAGAAACGCACACGCTGTATTATATCTCACCCG GTGAACCCGCCCTACTATGTGCGTTTGGTGGAGCTGGTTCCTCACCCAGAGACCCTTCCTGTGGTTATGGACAAGGCGTATGAGCTGATGAGTGAGGTGGGGCAGGCGCCTGTGCGCATCAGGAAGGAAATTGATGGCTTTGCACTGAACCGAGTCCAGTACGCTATCATAGCTGAGTGCTGGAGATTGGTTAAG GATGGAGTGATCTCAGTGAAGGATATTGATCTGGTGATGTCAGAGGGTCTGGGAATGCGCTACGCTTTCATTGGACCCTTTGAAACCATGCATCTCAATGCACCAGAAG GTCTAGAAGACTACCTAAAACGCTACCGAGAGGGCATGAAAAGAGTGCTCTCCAGTTTCGGGCCTGTTCCTGAGTTTGATGGAGAGGCTGCAACTAGAATCAATAAA GAGATCTGCGAGCTCATCCCTAATGACCAGGAGCATCTCTCTgctagaagagagagaagggatcagctgctgatggggctggctaaactgaagaaatga
- the gjb8 gene encoding gap junction protein beta 8, which translates to MSWGALYSQLGGVNKHSTSLGKIWLSVLFIFRITILVLAAESVWGDEQSDFTCNTQQPGCKNVCYDHFFPVSHIRFWCLQLIFVSTPALLVAMHVAYRKRGVKRDLIACSGDKAKEEDLENLKKRRLPITGPLWWTYTCSLFFRLIFEGGFMYALYYVYDGFQMPRLVKCEEWPCPNKVDCFISRPTEKTVFTIFMVASSAICIVLNVAELTYLIIKALMRCSARTKRRRSYGHPDNMSKDKAYLQNKKNEMLLSSASDCSASKSV; encoded by the coding sequence ATGAGTTGGGGAGCACTTTACAGCCAGCTGGGAGGAGTGAACAAACACTCCACCAGCCTGGGAAAGATCTGGCTGTCTGTTCTCTTCATCTTCCGAATCACCATCCTGGTGCTGGCTGCAGAAAGCGTCTGGGGGGACGAGCAGTCAGACTTCACCTGCAACACGCAACAGCCAGGCTGCAAGAATGTGTGTTATGACCACTTCTTCCCTGTCTCGCACATCCGCTTCTGGTGCCTGCAGCTCATCTTTGTGTCCACCCCAGCTCTGCTGGTGGCCATGCATGTGGCATATCGCAAGCGTGGGGTCAAGAGGGACCTCATTGCCTGCAGTGGCGACAAAGCCAAGGAGGAGGACCTGGAGAATCTGAAGAAGAGGCGCTTGCCCATCACAGGCCCATTATGGTGGACCTACACCTGTAGCCTGTTCTTCCGTCTCATTTTCGAGGGCGGCTTCATGTACGCCCTCTACTACGTCTACGATGGCTTCCAGATGCCACGTCTCGTCAAGTGTGAAGAGTGGCCCTGTCCAAACAAAGTGGACTGCTTCATCTCGCGACCAACAGAGAAGACTGTTTTCACCATTTTCATGGTGGCGTCTTCTGCCATCTGTATTGTGCTCAATGTAGCAGAGCTGACCTACCTGATCATTAAAGCACTGATGAGATGTTCAGCCAGAACAAAGAGAAGGCGCTCATATGGCCACCCAGACAACATGTCTAAAGACAAGGCTTACTTGCAGAACAAAAAGAATGAGATGTTGCTATCGTCAGCCTCTGATTGCTCTGCCAGCAAGTCTGTGTAG